The Chelatococcus sp. HY11 nucleotide sequence GGGGAGCTTCCGCAGTTCCTCGTTCACCGTCGCGCTGACTGGCATGGCAATGCCGAGCTCCTCGCCTGTCGCGAGCGCAATTTCCATGTCCTTGAGCGACCAGGGCATCTCACCGACGCGATCCCAGTGCCTGAGACTCCAGTTGTCGGCGCTGGACGTTGTCAGCGCTCGGCGCAGCGCGGCAATATCAAGCCCCCATTTTTCCGCCAGCATGAAGCCCTCATAGTTCGCGGTGACAGCTGCCCACAGGATCATGTTGTTGACGGTTTTGGCGACCTGCGCCGCGCCGAGACGGTTCCCGACGTGTTCGATATCAGCCGAGAAAGGGCGCATCAGCCGTTCGGCATCAGCACAGTCGGCCGGCGCCCCCGATAGAAGCGTTAGCAGCGTACCGGCAATCGCCCCCATCTCAGCTCGGCAGACCGGCGCGTCCACCACCCTGATGCCCTTGCCGGCGACGCGCTCGCCAAGCGCGTGCACGAATTTAGGCGAAACCGTTGAGATCATGAGAACGAGGGCCCCGGGACGGGCATTAGCGACCAATCCCGCAGGGCCATCGAACAGATCCGTCACCTGCTTTTCCGAACCGACCATGACGAGGATGGCATTGGCCGCCGTGATTGCTGTGGCAAGATCGATCGCGACCTCGCCACCCGTCTCCGCCAGGAGACGACGTCGGTCCGGGTGCGGATCATACCCTTTTACCGAGAAACCGGCTTTGCGCATGTGTCCAGCCATCGGCAGCCCCATTCGGCCGAGCCCGAGGATGAGCGCGTCGTAAATGTCCATGGCGTCTTTCCTGTTGCCCGTTCCGAAGGGTGCGAACGGGCAAAATCATTTTCGATTGACAGCCGATGTTATCGATCACATCGTGATTGCACAATGAGATTTCGGATGGGTCGGCACATGGAAATGGGGATTGCCGGCAAGCTGGCACTGGTAACCGGGGGGAGCCAGGGTATCGGCAAGGGCATCGCTCTGGCGCTCGCCGGCGCGGGCTGTCGCGTCGCAATCGTCGGGCGGAACCGCGATGCGCTCCAGGCATGCCTGAGGCATCCGGCCATGCGCGGTACGGACGTCTTCGCATGCTCTGCCGATCTTGCAACCGCGGACGGCGTTGACAAGACAATTCGATGGCTTCGCACCGACGTCGGCGCGGTTGAGATCATCGTGAACAACGCCGGGGGATCGCGGCCCTGCGACATTTTTGCTGGGCCGCCAGTTTGGGACGAGAGTTTTTACTTAAATTTTGTACAAGCGCGGCGAATGACCAACGAATTCTTGCCCGATATGCTGGCGAAGCGCTGGGGCCGGGTCATAAACATTACGGGGGGAACAATCGCCAGGGTCATGAATGCGTCGTCACCCGCGAAGGCGGCGTTACAGAGTTGGGCCAAATCACTTGCGTTCGAGGTGGCAGCGCGTGGCGTTACGGTGAACTGCGTTGCTCCCGGCCGCATCGACAGCGTGCAGGTCCGGGAGCTTCTGCATCCCGACGAAAAGCTGCGCGAAGAATATATATCCACGAACATTGCTGCGGGGCACTTTGGCCAGCCGGATGACATTGCTAGCCTTGTTGTTTTTCTGGCCTCGCCGCACGCCGGCTATATAACCGGCGCCAACATTCCCGTAGACGGCGGGCAGCTCAGGTTGGCGATTTAAACTATCCGTCGCTCGGCCATCTGCCAGCGGACCTCAGCTTTCGCCGCACGCCTCGCGGAAGATGGGGGCGCGGCGATCTCCGTCGCCATGGGCATAAGCTTCCCCTTCAAAACGTTATCGCTGATTGTCCGAACAGCCCCGAGAGCGCGGTGCAGCTCACGACAAGCTTGGGTCAAGGCCAAAGCGAACGCAGAGTCCACTTGCGATCGAAGACAAATAATAGGCAACGCCGCAGCATCGCGCACAGTAACGTGGTGGTAAGCATAGATCTAACGTTGCCCTTCTCTATTCCATGGCTTTTGCTATATGCGGTCTGAGGGATAAGGGGGGCATCCATGAAACTCGGCATTGTCGCAGCTATTGGCTATGCGCGCTCTCGGACCGCCATCGTCAGCGGATCAGCTGGAGCAAGATCGATCGGCAGCTGGATGGTCTTGGCAGGCTGCATCGGTGCGGTGCGATGAGCAACCTCTTTCGTCGCGAGGCCCTGGACAACCTGTCCAACCTCAACCAGTTGGATCAGGCGCTCAAGGTGACTTCGCCGCTCGGCTGGGTGGCGCTCAGCACCGCCGCGGCCATCATCGTCGGCTGCACGGCCTGGTCGATCTTCGGAACCTATCGCGTCACAGTGTCCGGGCCGGGCCTGCTCGTCCGCGAGAACGGGGCCTTCGTCAACATCTATGCACCGAAATCCGGTTGGCTCGAAAGCTTCTCCGACCGTGGGGACGTGGTCAAGGAGGGAGAGCTCATCGCCCGGCTATCCTCCCCGGAGGAGGAAGAGCGCCTCGCCGACGCCAGCAGCCGCGTCGAACAGCTGAACCAGCAGCGGGCGGACGTCATTGCCCGCTTCGGCGAGCGGCTCGTCAATGAGCAGCGCGTCGCCCAACGCAAGCGCGAGGCTCTGGAGGAGGTCATCAACCTCGGGCAGTCGCGGGTGCGTGAGCTGCAGGCGCTGCTGGACGCTCGCGAAGGCCTTCAGGCCCGAGGCCTGATCACCTCCGAGCGCATTCTGGAGGTGCGCGAGCGCATGTTCGCCGCCCGGGAATCGATCTCTCAGGCGCGCGCCGACCTTCTGTCGCTGGACGCCTCCTTGCTCGCCCTTCAATCCCAGCACGCCCAGGAACTCGAGGCGCTGGAGCGGCAGTTGCGCGACAGCGTCGGCCAGCGCACCCAGATCGGCGTTTCCCAGGAGCTCGCCACCTCGATACGCTCCAGGGTCGCCGGGACCGTCGTTCTCGATGAAGTCAGCGGCTTCGCCCTGGTCTCCGCCGGCCAAAGGCTCCTCGTCATCGAGACGGGCGATGATCGGCTGCAGGCGCTGCTCTACGTGCCGGCCGAGGCCGGCAAGCAGGTGCACCCAGGCATGGAGGTGCGAATATCGCCATCCGTCGCCAAGAAAGAGGAATACGGCTCGCTCATCGGCACGGTGGTCAAGGTCGATCCCGTGCCTGAAACCGAGACAGCATTGGCGGAGCGGCTCAGCAACCGGGATCTGGCGCGGCAGTTCTCGCGCATGGGGCCGCCGCTTCAGGTTGAGATCAGACTGGAGAAGGGGCCAGACGGGCCACAAAGCTACGGTTGGACATCACGGCGCGGCCAGGAGGTGGAGCTCTCCTCCGGCACGTTGCTCGAAGGCCAGGTCACCGTGCGGACCGGGCGCCCCATCGCGCTCGTCATCCCCGCCATCCGGCATTGGCTCGGCCTATGAGCCAGGAGCAGCAAGTCCGCTTCACTTCGACGCCACGCGTCTCCGTGCCGACTGTGCTTCAGATGGAGGCCGTCGAATGCGGGGCGGCCTGCCTCGCGATGATCCTCGCGCACTACGGCCGCTGGGTGCCCCTGGAGGATCTCCGCGTCGCCTGCGGCGTGTCGCGTGACGGCAGCAAGGCGAAAAACCTTCTGCTCGCGGCACGGTCCTTCGGCTTGACGGCCGAAGGCTGGCGCGTGGAGCCGTCTAGTATCGGCCAGCGTCGTTTGCCGGCTATCCTGTTCTGGGATTTCAACCATTTCGTCGTGCTCGAAGGGGTCGGCCGTCACAAGGTCTATCTCAATGATCCGGCCAGCGGGCCGAGGTCCGTCACCCATGAGGAGTTCAACAATTCCTTCACCGGGGTGATGCTGACGATGGAGCCGGGCCCGGACTTCCAGCGCGGCGGCAACAAGCCCCGGGTCTGGAAGCCTGTCCTCGATCTCCTGGCGAACTCGAAGGCGGCGATCGCCTTCCTGGCCATCGCCGGCATCGCGGCGCTTCTGCCGGGCATCTTCGTGCCGGCCGCAACAAAGATCTTCGTCGACGAAATTCTGGTCAACAATCTCGGCGACTGGTTGAGACCGCTTCTTCTCGGGCTCGTCTTTGCGGCCATCATGCGCGGCATCCTCAGCTGGCTCGAAGGGTATTTTCTCGGCCGTTTGCAATGGAAGCTTGGCACCGCGATGGGGGTCGAGCTTACGTGGCACGTCCTGCGCCTTCCGCCGCGCTTCTTCGCGCAACGCTATGCGGGCGACGTCGCCGCGCGGCTGCAGTCGGCCGAACAGATCTGCGCGCTCATCAGCAGCCAGGTTTCCACGCTCTTCGTGTCCGGCCTCGCGGCCGTGTTCTACGCCTGGCTGATGGCCCTCTACGACCCTCTGCTCGCCACAATCGGCATCCTGCTCGCGGCGCTGAATGCCGTCTTCATGCGGTCGGTCGCGCGGTGGCAGGAGAATGCGGTGCGCGGCCTCCTGCGCGAACAGGCGGGTCTTTCCGCGGTCGCCATCAACGGCATCCAGTCCATAGAGACTTTGAAGGCGAATGCGTCCGAGGACGACTTCTTCAGTCGCTGGGCCGCGACGCAGGCGCGCGTCATGAATGCCATGCAGGCCATGCAGGTCCCGGCCCAGTTGCTCAACCTGGTGCCCGGCTTCCTCAATGCCGTGGCGACGGCCGCGATCCTCGGTGTTGGTGGCTTCCGCGTAATGGACGGCATCATCACGGTCGGGACGCTGGCGGCCTTCCAGAGCCTTCTCGCCAGTTTTTCGGGCCATGTGAAAGCGCTCGTCGGCATCGCCTCTAGCACGCGCGAACTGCGGGGCAATCTGGAGCGCGTCAACGACGTCATGCGCTATCCTCTCGATGAGCGCTGGGACGCTCGTCCCGCCAACCTCGATGACGGCGGAGACGACGACGAAGGCAAGCGCCTCTCCGGCGCCGTTGCCGTGCGCGACCTGGTGTTCGGCTACAATCCGCTCTCGCCGCCCTTGATCGAGAACTTCAACCTTTCCATAGCGCCTGGCGCCCGCGTCGCGCTCGTTGGCCGCTCCGGCAGCGGCAAGTCGACGATCGCCCGCATGTTGGTCGGTCTGGCTGAGCCGTGGTCCGGGGACGTGCTGTTTGATGGCCGGCCGGCGCGGAACGTCGATCCGGCAGTGCGCGCCCTGTCGCTCGGTTTCGTCGACCAGAACATCGTCCTGATGGATGGCAGCGTCCGGCAGAACCTTGCCCTTTGGGACCCTGACGTCACGGAGGCAAGTCTGGTCAATGCCGCCCGTGACGCGGATATCCACGATGTCATCGCGAGCCGCCGGGGTGGCTATGACGGCGCCATCAACGAGGGCGCGTCCAACTGGTCGGGCGGGCAGGCGCAACGCCTCGAAATCGCCCGCGCGTTGGTCCGAGAGCCAAGTATCCTCGTGTTCGACGAGGCAACCTCGGCCCTCGATGCGGCGACGGAAGCGCGCATCCTGGAAAACCTGCGGCGGCGCGGTTGCTCGCTCATTCTCGTCACCCATCGCCTCAGCGCGATACGCGACAGTGACGAGATCATCGTGCTCGACAAGGGCAAGGTCGTCGAGCGTGGCACGCATGATGAACTCTGGGCGGCCGGCGGCCCATATGTGGAGCTGATCCGTGCTGCCTGATGCGATCGACACCACGCTCACGCCGACGCCGATCGACATAGGCCGCGGCCCCGTAACGCTTGGAGCCATGGCGCTTTTCGTCGAGACAGGCGCGCTCGATATCTATCTCGCCGATCCGCGGCGGGCCGGAAGCCACCGGCATGTCCTTTCCGTTCCAGCTGGCGAGGCGGTATTCCCCATTGCCGCCTCCTCGGATTTCACGCTGCTTGGCTTTCCCGCCACCGGCGAAACTCGCCTGCGCAGCCTCGACCTGACGGCGCTGGGGCAGGTGCTTGACGCCGGCGACGGGCGCGCGATCGATCTCGTCGAGGCCCATGTCGAGCGCGTGGCGCGTGCCTTCGCGGCTACGACGACCGGCCGAACCATTGACCTGACCGAGCAACTCGGCGGCCTTCCGAAGGACGTGCCCGCGCGCCCCAACCGTGGCCTTTTGTGGCTGACGGTCGAGGAAGGCCTCGTGCGACCGGATCTGGCGCCCGAGGCGGCGCTGCAACCGGGCGCGCTCGCCCTGCCCATAGCGGCGGCGTCGCCGAGCGGGGCGACGGCGGTTGGCGAGATGGCCCGGGTGACCTGCCGAACAAGCCAGGCACTCGCCGCGACAGGCGGATTGTCAGAGGCCTTTCGTAGCTACGGCAACCGCATCACGGCGGCGATCGAAGGCCTTATGCGCACCGAGGCGGTGGAGGCGGCCGAGCAGATCGCCGAAGCCCCGGAGCAGATGCGTCTTCTCACGATCAAGCCTTTCCTTGGCCTGATCTCGCGCGATCGCCGCGCGGCTGTCGCAGACCCCAAGGATCCGCTCGCGTCCGCCTTCCGCGAAGTGGCGGCGGCGAGCGGAGTTGCTCTCGAAGACGAGGTCTTCGACCACTGCCCGCCACCCAACGCCCCCACCGCGGAACGGCTTTCAGCCTTCGCGCATGCTGCGAAGATGCGCCTGCGCCCCGTGAAACTGACGGCGGGCTGGTGGCGCAACGGCGGCCAGCATCTCATCGTGTTCGACCGCGAGGCTGGCACGCCGCTCGCGGCGCTCGCGCGGACCGGCTGGCGACACGGATATGACCTCGTTGCCCCCGACGGCAAGCCCTGGACGGCGCGACACGGGGCGGCGCGCTGCAGCGAATACGGCTACGTGGTGCAGCGGCCCCTTCCGGCCGAGCCAATCAACGGCTACGGCCTTCTGCGCTTTTCCGCGAGGCTTGCGACCCCGCTCGCCATCCCGGCCCTGACGATCGCCCTCGTCATCGGCCTGCTCGGCCTCATCACGCCGATCGGCACGGAGATCCTGTTCGAGACCGTCATCCCCGCGAGTTCCCACAGCATGCTCTTGCAGCTCGTCGCGGGCTTGGCCGGGCTCGGGCTTGGCGCGACCGCCTTCGAACTGGTGCGCAACTTTCTCCTGCTGCGCATGGCGACCCTGGTGAATGCCGACCTCGAGGGCGCGATGTGGGACAGGCTGTTGCGCCTGCCGGCCGTGTTCTTTCGCCGTTACGCGGCGGGCGATCTCGCGCTGCGGGCCGGCGCCGTCAACCAGATGCGCGACACGATCGGCGGCGCGGTCATGAACACCCTGCTGTCCTCGGTGTTCTCGATCGCGAGCTTCGGCCTCCTTCTCTACTATGCCTGGAAGCTCGCGCTCGTCGCCCTCGTGCTGGTGTGCGTGCAGATTGTCGTGACGGTTGTGGCGAGCGTCATGATGATGTCGCTCAACAGACAGGCGCTCGCGACGGAAGGACGTCTGCAGTCGCTGTCGCTGCAGACGATCATCGCAATCGGCAAGCTCAAAGTCGCGGGAGCGGAGGCGCGCGCCTTCACACGTTGGGCGCCGCTCTTTCTGGCCCGCCGTGACATCGATTTTCGCAAGCGGCGACTCTCCACCATAGTCGACGCCTTCGGTGCCACCCTCGGCGTTCTTTCGATGGCGCTCCTCATCTGGATGGTGGGCTTTGGCGGCGTCGAGATCGGCATCGCCCAGTTCGTCGCCTTCAACGCGGCCTTCGGGCAGTTCCTGTCCGCAGCGCTCTCGCTTGCCGGGGTCGTGCCGGCGATGCTCGGGCTCATTCCGCTCTACGAGCGCGCTAAGCCGCTGCTGCAGACCCTGCCCGAGGACGAGGGGCACACCGTCGATCCCGGCGTGCTGCGCGGCGATGTCGAGCTCAACAACGTCGTCTTCCGCTATGCGGCCGATGGGCCCACCGCGCTCAATGGCGTGAGCCTGCGCGCCCGGCCCGGCGAATTCATCGCCATCGTCGGCCCCTCAGGCGCCGGTAAATCGTCCTTGCTGCGCCTTCTGCTCGGCTTCGAGCGACCGGAGAGCGGTTCGGTGTTCTTCGATCAGCAGGAAGCGTCCTCGGTCGACATGCGCATGGTCCGCAAACAAATGGGCGTTGTGCTGCAGAATGGCCACGCCGCGACCGGCTCGATCCTCGAGAACATCCTCGGCGGCTCCACACTGGGTGAGGATGATGCCTGGGAGGCGGCGCGCCTGGCGGGCCTCGACGAGGACATTCGCCAGATGCCGATGAAGATGCATACCTTCGCCGGAGAGAACGGCATGCTGCTTTCAGGCGGCCAACGCCAGCGCCTGTTGATCGCGCGGGCGGTCGTGCGGCGGCCACGGCTCATCCTGTTCGACGAGGCGACCAGCGCTCT carries:
- a CDS encoding NHLP family bacteriocin export ABC transporter peptidase/permease/ATPase subunit, whose translation is MSQEQQVRFTSTPRVSVPTVLQMEAVECGAACLAMILAHYGRWVPLEDLRVACGVSRDGSKAKNLLLAARSFGLTAEGWRVEPSSIGQRRLPAILFWDFNHFVVLEGVGRHKVYLNDPASGPRSVTHEEFNNSFTGVMLTMEPGPDFQRGGNKPRVWKPVLDLLANSKAAIAFLAIAGIAALLPGIFVPAATKIFVDEILVNNLGDWLRPLLLGLVFAAIMRGILSWLEGYFLGRLQWKLGTAMGVELTWHVLRLPPRFFAQRYAGDVAARLQSAEQICALISSQVSTLFVSGLAAVFYAWLMALYDPLLATIGILLAALNAVFMRSVARWQENAVRGLLREQAGLSAVAINGIQSIETLKANASEDDFFSRWAATQARVMNAMQAMQVPAQLLNLVPGFLNAVATAAILGVGGFRVMDGIITVGTLAAFQSLLASFSGHVKALVGIASSTRELRGNLERVNDVMRYPLDERWDARPANLDDGGDDDEGKRLSGAVAVRDLVFGYNPLSPPLIENFNLSIAPGARVALVGRSGSGKSTIARMLVGLAEPWSGDVLFDGRPARNVDPAVRALSLGFVDQNIVLMDGSVRQNLALWDPDVTEASLVNAARDADIHDVIASRRGGYDGAINEGASNWSGGQAQRLEIARALVREPSILVFDEATSALDAATEARILENLRRRGCSLILVTHRLSAIRDSDEIIVLDKGKVVERGTHDELWAAGGPYVELIRAA
- a CDS encoding NHLP bacteriocin export ABC transporter permease/ATPase subunit; translated protein: MLPDAIDTTLTPTPIDIGRGPVTLGAMALFVETGALDIYLADPRRAGSHRHVLSVPAGEAVFPIAASSDFTLLGFPATGETRLRSLDLTALGQVLDAGDGRAIDLVEAHVERVARAFAATTTGRTIDLTEQLGGLPKDVPARPNRGLLWLTVEEGLVRPDLAPEAALQPGALALPIAAASPSGATAVGEMARVTCRTSQALAATGGLSEAFRSYGNRITAAIEGLMRTEAVEAAEQIAEAPEQMRLLTIKPFLGLISRDRRAAVADPKDPLASAFREVAAASGVALEDEVFDHCPPPNAPTAERLSAFAHAAKMRLRPVKLTAGWWRNGGQHLIVFDREAGTPLAALARTGWRHGYDLVAPDGKPWTARHGAARCSEYGYVVQRPLPAEPINGYGLLRFSARLATPLAIPALTIALVIGLLGLITPIGTEILFETVIPASSHSMLLQLVAGLAGLGLGATAFELVRNFLLLRMATLVNADLEGAMWDRLLRLPAVFFRRYAAGDLALRAGAVNQMRDTIGGAVMNTLLSSVFSIASFGLLLYYAWKLALVALVLVCVQIVVTVVASVMMMSLNRQALATEGRLQSLSLQTIIAIGKLKVAGAEARAFTRWAPLFLARRDIDFRKRRLSTIVDAFGATLGVLSMALLIWMVGFGGVEIGIAQFVAFNAAFGQFLSAALSLAGVVPAMLGLIPLYERAKPLLQTLPEDEGHTVDPGVLRGDVELNNVVFRYAADGPTALNGVSLRARPGEFIAIVGPSGAGKSSLLRLLLGFERPESGSVFFDQQEASSVDMRMVRKQMGVVLQNGHAATGSILENILGGSTLGEDDAWEAARLAGLDEDIRQMPMKMHTFAGENGMLLSGGQRQRLLIARAVVRRPRLILFDEATSALDNRSQQIVSERLAHLEATRIVIAHRLSTVAAADRIYVLDAGRVVEEGNYDELMRKDGVFAALARRQTA
- a CDS encoding SDR family oxidoreductase, which gives rise to MEMGIAGKLALVTGGSQGIGKGIALALAGAGCRVAIVGRNRDALQACLRHPAMRGTDVFACSADLATADGVDKTIRWLRTDVGAVEIIVNNAGGSRPCDIFAGPPVWDESFYLNFVQARRMTNEFLPDMLAKRWGRVINITGGTIARVMNASSPAKAALQSWAKSLAFEVAARGVTVNCVAPGRIDSVQVRELLHPDEKLREEYISTNIAAGHFGQPDDIASLVVFLASPHAGYITGANIPVDGGQLRLAI
- a CDS encoding NAD(P)-dependent oxidoreductase, whose product is MDIYDALILGLGRMGLPMAGHMRKAGFSVKGYDPHPDRRRLLAETGGEVAIDLATAITAANAILVMVGSEKQVTDLFDGPAGLVANARPGALVLMISTVSPKFVHALGERVAGKGIRVVDAPVCRAEMGAIAGTLLTLLSGAPADCADAERLMRPFSADIEHVGNRLGAAQVAKTVNNMILWAAVTANYEGFMLAEKWGLDIAALRRALTTSSADNWSLRHWDRVGEMPWSLKDMEIALATGEELGIAMPVSATVNEELRKLPLLSHA
- a CDS encoding NHLP bacteriocin system secretion protein, giving the protein MSNLFRREALDNLSNLNQLDQALKVTSPLGWVALSTAAAIIVGCTAWSIFGTYRVTVSGPGLLVRENGAFVNIYAPKSGWLESFSDRGDVVKEGELIARLSSPEEEERLADASSRVEQLNQQRADVIARFGERLVNEQRVAQRKREALEEVINLGQSRVRELQALLDAREGLQARGLITSERILEVRERMFAARESISQARADLLSLDASLLALQSQHAQELEALERQLRDSVGQRTQIGVSQELATSIRSRVAGTVVLDEVSGFALVSAGQRLLVIETGDDRLQALLYVPAEAGKQVHPGMEVRISPSVAKKEEYGSLIGTVVKVDPVPETETALAERLSNRDLARQFSRMGPPLQVEIRLEKGPDGPQSYGWTSRRGQEVELSSGTLLEGQVTVRTGRPIALVIPAIRHWLGL